The Fusarium oxysporum f. sp. lycopersici 4287 chromosome 6, whole genome shotgun sequence DNA segment TCCATGGGTAACGCAACCCAAAGGCAAACAGCACGTGCCCAGCCTCCTCCAATGTTGATCAGCAAAAGTTTGTCCAAGGCAGGGGTTCTCCGATCCTCGACACTACCAGGCACTATTACCATGACGTCGAGTATCTCAGTCGATGAAGCCAAAGAGCAAATTTGTGAGAATGGCTTCTACGCGGTAGATGACCCGGAAATAGGGTCAAGcattgaggagatggacGAAAAAGAGCTGTCCTACGACTTCTCTGACGAAACAGGCTATGATTTCTGCTTAAAAAACGTGTTGTTGAACTCGGTTAGTTTTCCGCCTTCTATTCACGATCAATGCTGACCGATGTAGCCCGTTCAAGATATCATCGATTCACTGAAGCCTAATTCAAGCTCACGGTACCTCCTCATGCATCGCGGATACCTTGCGCAAGACCCGGGACACATATACACCCTTCGGAATGGCGGAGAAGACCGCGGTGTCTTGGTTGTTCAACTCTGGACAAAGGGATCTAGAGTCACTTACCACCGCCGTTCGCATCTGGTTCCGCTTACACGTATTCGGGCGGCAAACAAATTGTGGGAGGTAGCTTCGAAACAACTCCAGGATAGAGGCTGCGAAGCAAAACCTATGTGCTTTGAGCAAGGAGGATTGTATGTCTAGATCCCTCTCCGCTTTGCATAATTAACCATGAGTAGGGTTATCTCTGATGCTAGAATATCGTTTGAGCGGGACCAAAAGCGatgttattattatacctatgTTGAAAGTTTCCTTCTAGAAAAATGGGAACgagaagcaaaagcaaaggGGGAATACACTGAGGAAGACATGACACTTCAACCTCCCGCATCTAGACGTCCTTCGGATGTAGCCAAGTTAGGTGTGCAGGTGCGGCGAACTCATCAAGAATGAAGCATGTAGCTCTGGGCCGTGTATAATTGATACTATGACCACGGTAAAGTGTAAAATAAACCATTATCACTGTATTCAACTCCAGCCGGAGCTAAAGTGAAATATCTCCCATCGCCTAATGATGATATAGGATTGAGAAGGTTGTCGTGTGTTGTATTGAAGAAGTCACCTTGAAGGTCGTCGATGCGTCCAGTCACACCTCTTTGTCCGTCTGCCGGGGGGCAGTCAACGCCATGTATAGGAATAGATTGTGACGGGTTGATTAAAGAGTTTTGGGATGGCGCGGTATCGGCCTGGAGTGACGGAAGGTGCTGTCGTGCTGGCTTCTTGGAAGGAAACTCAGGTTCAGGGGTGTGTTGCCGTTTCACGATCATTGGACTCTGATCCATTGCCGAATTGAACTTGCGAGTGACACGACGCCGGACGGAAGCTTTGAGGCGGCTGATTTGGCGACCAGTGCATGTTTTATGACGGAGGAAGGCGTCGGTCATTGAAAAACCCTCAGAGCATGATGGACATATACAGTAACAATCGATGTCTTTCAGAATCAGCTCCGTTCAGTCTCTGCCATGCGCACACTTACGTGACTCAAAATGTCGTTTCAGGTTCGATTTGTCGCGGATATTTTGTTCGCAACCATTCTTTGGGCATTCCTGTTTTTGGTTTCGAGCATAATCGAGTTCGATGATCGGACGATGCAATCGACATCGTGCAATTCTCCCCAGAAGGAGCAGTTCCCGCGTCTAAGGAGTCAGCTGAAGTAGACAAATACTGATACTATCCCACCATATAGTCTTGCACATGGTCATCAAGTGCCTCGACGGTAAAAAAACACTGCTCGCAGCGTTGACACACATTTGGTCCATCGGACCTGGGTTCAGAAAGGTCATGCTTCCGGCATAACTCATATTCCTGATTCAATTCCCGCTCTTGATTCTCGAATTCTTCGTAATGCTGGCGCAACGCGTTCGCACTGTCAAAATCATTATAGCAAATTTGACACATGAATGATGGCATCGTGATATTtaagaggaagaaagacGCCGAATGCCTGGACGGGTCGTTTTCAAACGCCTGGCCAAAACGATTAGTCAGCTAGCACCCCGCTTATAAAAACCTGACCTCGGCGCACTTAAAAATATGACTTTAAGAACCTGGAAACACCATTATCGCAATGGTCAAGTGCACTGAATGTGACGGCTTCGGATTGAAGGGCAATGCGATCTGCGCAGGGTGTAACGGATCGGGAAGCCGCGACTCGAGTTTCATGCCCCGCAATGTGAGTTTTCTTTCTATCCGTCAAGCAGCTCGATTAATGGAAAACAGATGCAATTTAGACCCTACGGAGGTCATATTCTCCACGGACGCACTCATGATATTCCCGATGACATACCCTCGCTGGCCTGCTTCCCACCTGATAATACTGCAGTACTCTTTTATAGAACATGGCATGTGCGGTTTATTTAAAGCTTAGTATTGTTTTCTCGTTTGACTGAATACTAGTTATAAAGCAGTTTGCTTACTATTCTGCGTATTTTGCTGTGTAAAAGTATAGTCTTTTGAGACCTGTATAGGTTGCTGCAAATTAAAAAGTCTAGCAGAGTATTGCCATTTTCTTTACTGACCCTGGGCTCAAAGGTTGGTGCCCAACTAAGTCGACTGAGTTAGATTCCCCTGCCCGGGTCAAGCCAACGGGTTTTTGACTTGATAGGACATATCATCACCATGTGATTCCTGTCCTGATCCGGCTATACCCGAACCTAAGCGTGAGTGGAGTGATCAGTTTATCGATAAGATAGTACGTGTCTTCTTTGAATTGGAGTGATGATAGGGAGGTGTCTCTGACCATATCATGGTTAGCGGCAAGGCTGCCATCTATGTATCAGTAAGCAGTACTGTCGAGGATCCTCTCTCCCAAACTCTGCAATATGATGCCTCGTCTCTTAGCAGTCGCTTTCCCGTTTGACAGTTAGTTCCGCGATCCGTGTGAGGTAAGTATTACATCGATAAGCTGATAAGATAATCACCAAGTCTCTTCCCCTATCACGTGGTTGTTAGGCTGTTTGCCTTTcaaaatacaagcaagagGGCAGAGCACCTACTCACCTCTCACACCTATTCTCACAACTTTGGGAAATGTTTAAATTGCGAAGCTATATCGCAATGTCCTTTCCTCTGGTGTACCAGGTATGGCAAGCCTCCCATTTCTTAGTCATCGATGTGGGGAAAAAAGAGGGGGTTACTGAGTCGACCCGTCGGCAGCAGGGCCTATATCGTTTCaatgttttctttctccagaCATTTTATGAAGAATTGTTCTGAAGGCTTATCGCTACCCTCTTCCCGCACATTTGAATCAATCAATCAGACTCTATGGAAGAAATCGAAAGGCTGCGGAAGCAGTCGAAGGAAGAACAGTGCCTACGCGAAGCCGCCGAAAAACGCGCAAGCGCATCACAACCGCTATCACTCAATTCGTACCTCGAGACTTGCCATACACTCCGCCTCTCTATCGACGTTATCACCGATCGGTCCCTCACGACCCAAGGCGATACGACTAACCCGACCGGCCGCTTCTACCCTCGTCGAATCGTCCCTTGGGATGCATTCCCAACAAAGCAAGAAAAAGATTGGGCCGACTTGGCCTTTAGTCCCTCGTTCGCCGCCTAGTCTTGTTTTCCATCTCGACACCAGCTAGAATACATGGAGTCGTTACTTCATCCGATTAGTAGCGAGATTGACCTTCGAAACAGTGAGCGGGACGTGGTAGAGAACGCAGTTCAGAAGCTTGTGGATGCTACATACGCCGATTTAACCCTGAGAAACCACCTTGATCTCAACGGAACATTGACGTTTGAGAGTTATACCAATCTCGGAATTGACTTGATGCTGGCGGAGATTCGTGATCGACAACCTCTTGGAT contains these protein-coding regions:
- a CDS encoding hypothetical protein (At least one base has a quality score < 10); the protein is MTSSISVDEAKEQICENGFYAVDDPEIGSSIEEMDEKELSYDFSDETGYDFCLKNVLLNSPVQDIIDSLKPNSSSRYLLMHRGYLAQDPGHIYTLRNGGEDRGVLVVQLWTKGSRVTYHRRSHLVPLTRIRAANKLWEVASKQLQDRGCEAKPMCFEQGGLVISDARISFERDQKRCYYYTYVESFLLEKWEREAKAKGEYTEEDMTLQPPASRRPSDVAKLGVQVRRTHQE